One stretch of Maylandia zebra isolate NMK-2024a linkage group LG13, Mzebra_GT3a, whole genome shotgun sequence DNA includes these proteins:
- the LOC101478767 gene encoding equilibrative nucleoside transporter 1 codes for MTAINAPRDKYNSVWLIFFILGLGTLLPWNFFMTATMYFTSRLKDVPTVHSSNQTANVTAGDSRNVLESKFNNVMTLCAMVPLLIFTCLNSFIHQRIPQKLRISGSLTVILVVFLVTAVVVKVELAPLPFFVLTMVKIVCINSFGAIFQSSLFGLAGILPASYTTPIMSGQGLAGTFAAFSMICALASGSELQDSAFGYFITACIVILLAIMSYLILPKMEFFQYYMESSRSAPSADEENKMDLLKKEREAEKRPVVNLMEDETKPTSSVFNIFKQIWVMALSVCFIFTVTIGVFPAVTVDVKSTVAGESAWEKYFIPVSCFLLFNVMDWAGRSLTAICMWPGKDSIWLPILVGLRVVFIPLFMLCNVQPRVISQTVWFSHDAWYIIFMIFFSFSNGYLASLCMCFGPKKVSQHEAETAGAIMAFFLSLGLALGAAVSFGFRAAI; via the exons ATGACGGCCATCAATGCGCCTCGGGACAA ATACAATTCAGTATGGCTCATTTTCTTTATCCTGGGCTTGGGAACCCTCTTGCCATGGAATTTCTTCATGACGGCAACAATG TACTTCaccagcagactgaaggacGTGCCCACTGTGCACTCCTCCAATCAGACAGCCAACGTGACGGCCGGAGACTCTCGCAATGTGCTGGAGTCCAAGTTCAACAACGTGATGACGCTGTGCGCCATGGTGCCTCTGCTCATCTTCACCTGTCTCAACTCCTTCATACACCAAAG gaTTCCTCAGAAATTGAGAATCTCGGGCAGCTTGACTGTCATCCTGGTGGTTTTTCTGGTGACAGCGGTGGTTGTTAAAGTAGAACTGGCTCCTCTTCCCTTCTTTGTCCTGACCATGGTCAAAATTGTCTGCATCAACT CGTTTGGGGCGATTTTTCAGAGCAGTCTGTTCGGGCTGGCTGGGATTCTACCTGCCTCTTACACCACTCCCATCATGAGCGGACAGGGGCTGGCCGGCACCTTCGCTGCCTTCTCCATGATCTGCGCTCTGGCCA GTGGGTCAGAACTGCAGGACAGTGCTTTTGGTTACTTCATCACAGCTTGTATTGTGATTCTTCTGGCTATAATGTCCTACCTCATTCTTCCCAAGATG GAGTTCTTCCAGTACTACATGGAGAGCAGTAGATCTGCACCATCAGCCGATGAGGAGAACAAGATGGACTTGCTCAAAAAAG aACGTGAAGCTGAAAAGCGGCCGGTGGTGAATCTCATGGAAGATGAGACCAAACCCACCTCGTCTGTGTTTAACATCTTCAAGCAG ATTTGGGTGATggctctgtctgtgtgcttcatCTTCACTGTCACCATTGGAGTTTTTCCAGCCGTGACCGTCGATGTCAAGTCGACAGTTGCTGGTGAAAGTGCCTGGG AAAAGTACTTCATCCCCGTGTCGTGTTTCCTCCTTTTCAACGTGATGGACTGGGCTGGCAGGAGTCTGACGGCCATCTGTATGTGG cCGGGCAAGGACAGCATCTGGCTTCCTATCCTCGTGGGCCTGCGGGTCGTCTTCATCCCCCTCTTCATGCTCTGTAATGTCCAGCCTCGTGTGATTTCCCAAACCGTGTGGTTCAGCCATGATGCCTGGTACATCATCTTcatgatttttttctccttttccaaCGGATACCTGGCCAGCCTCTGCATGTGCTTTGGACCCAA GAAGGTGTCGCAGCACGAGGCAGAGACGGCGGGGGCCATCATGGCCTTCTTCTTGTCCCTCGGCTTGGCACTGGGAGCTGCTGTCTCCTTCGGTTTCCGGGCtgcgatctaa
- the LOC101479813 gene encoding atlastin-2 isoform X2 encodes MAAESGLVNRTHLENNYSHGLDGKGSKGVNGFKDCTISQRKAPKPEAKSEDDNDLFPRTMDLGKNISPTPQPKEGSQEKDVKPVEEKKVAGPIQIVQANEHNFELNATALEEVLLQKHVKDLNVVVVSVAGAFRKGKSFLLDFMLRYMHNRDKDSWIGGNDEPLTGFTWRGGCERETTGIQVWSEVFVVEKPDGDKVAVLLVDTQGAFDSQSTIKDSATVFALSTMTSSVQVYNLSSNIQEDDLQHLQLFTEYGRLAMEEVSEKPFQSLMFLIRDWCFPYEFCYGMKGGNEFLDKRLQVKHNQHEELQNVRNHIQHCFSNINCFLLPHPGLKVATNPKFDGRLRDIDEDFKKELAQLVPLLLAPSQLVEKEIGGNKVTCKDLLEYFKAYIKIYQGEELPHPKTMLQATAEANNLTAVAGAKDLYSKKMEQVCGGDKPYVAPADLKRCHEEIRDYSVSYFRSVKKMGGKEFCQRYQNQLESELEETYTNLSKQNEGKNIFYAARTPATLFALMFITYVVSGVTGFIGLSTLATLANLVMGVALLSLCAWGYVKYSGEFREVGTIIDEVAEALWVQVLKPVTEQYMGDNMRQTVMNSIRASLTEQGSQQTRLKSD; translated from the exons GTTCTAAAGGTGTCAATGGATTCAAAGATTGCACCATTTCCCAACGCAAGGCTCCAAAACCTGAAGCGAAATCTGAAGATGACAATGATTTGTTTCCCAGAACCATGGATTTGGGCAAAAATATCAGTCCCACCCCCCAACCAAAGGAAGGGAGTCAAGAAAAAGATGTGAAG CCTGtggaagagaaaaaagtggCCGGGCCCATCCAGATTGTCCAGGCAAATGAGCACAACTTTGAGCTGAACGCCACGGCACTGGAGGAAGTCTTGCTGCAGAAACATGTGAAGGACCTGAACGTGGTTGTTGTGTCTGTGGCTGGAGCCTTTAGGAAGGGAAAGTCCTTCCTGCTGGATTTCATGCTGCGCTACATGCACAACCGG GATAAAGACTCATGGATAGGAGGTAATGATGAGCCCCTGACTGGGTTCACCTGGAGAGGAGGGTGTGAGAGGGAAACCACAGGAATTCAGGTCTGGAGTGAAGTGTTTGTGGTGGAGAAGCCTGATGGCGACAAG GTTGCTGTGCTCCTTGTTGACACACAAGGAGCATTTGACAGTCAGTCTACCATAAAGGACAGTGCTACAGTTTTTGCCCTCAGCACAATGACCAGCTCTGTTCAG GTGTACAATCTCTCTTCAAACATACAAGAGGATGACCTGCAGCACCTCCAg CTCTTCACTGAATATGGCCGTCTTGCAATGGAAGAGGTGTCCGAGAAACCTTTCCAG TCTCTAATGTTCCTCATTCGGGATTGGTGTTTTCCTTACGAATTCTGTTATGGAATGAAAGGAGGCAATGAATTTCTGGATAAAAGATTGCAG GTTAAACATAATCAACATGAAGAGTTGCAGAATGTGAGAAATCATATCCAGCACTGTTTCTCCAACATCAACTGCTTCCTGCTGCCACATCCTGGCCTGAAGGTGGCTACTAACCCAAAATTTGACGGCAGGCTGAGag ACATTGATGAAGACTTCAAAAAAGAGTTGGCCCAGCTCGTGCCTCTTCTTCTGGCGCCGAGTCAGCTGGTAGAGAAAGAGATCGGAGGCAACAAGGTCACCTGCAAAGATCTTCTGGAGTACTTCAAG GCTTACATAAAGATCTACCAGGGAGAGGAGCTGCCTCACCCAAAGACCATGCTGCAG GCAACAGCAGAGGCCAACAACCTGACAGCTGTGGCAGGAGCCAAAGACCTGTACAGCAAGAAAATGGAGCAG GTCTGCGGTGGGGACAAGCCTTACGTCGCCCCGGCTGATCTGAAGCGCTGCCACGAGGAGATCCGCGATTACTCTGTGTCTTACTTCCGCTCTGTGAAGAAAATGGGGGGCAAGGAGTTTTGCCAGCGCTACCAGAATCAGCTGGAGTCAGAGCTGGAGGAAACCTACACCAACCTCTCCAAGCAGAACGAAGGCAAAAACATCTTCTACGCAGCACGCACCCCTGCCACGCTTTTCGCTCTCATGTTCATCACCTATGTGGTGTCTGGAGTGACGGGTTTCATCGGCCTGAGCACCTTAGCCACACTGGCTAACCTGGTCATGGGCGTGGCGCTGCTGTCGCTCTGTGCCTGGGGTTACGTGAAGTACTCAGGAGAGTTTCGGGAGGTGGGAACGATTATTGATGAGGTGGCAGAAGCACTCTGGGTGCAG GTTCTGAAGCCAGTTACTGAGCAATACATGGGGGATAACATGAGACAGACAGTGATGAACTCTATTAGAGCCAGCTTGACAGAACAAGGCTCGCAGCAAACAAGGTTAAAGAGTGATTGA
- the LOC101479813 gene encoding atlastin-2 isoform X3: MDLGKNISPTPQPKEGSQEKDVKPVEEKKVAGPIQIVQANEHNFELNATALEEVLLQKHVKDLNVVVVSVAGAFRKGKSFLLDFMLRYMHNRDKDSWIGGNDEPLTGFTWRGGCERETTGIQVWSEVFVVEKPDGDKVAVLLVDTQGAFDSQSTIKDSATVFALSTMTSSVQVYNLSSNIQEDDLQHLQLFTEYGRLAMEEVSEKPFQSLMFLIRDWCFPYEFCYGMKGGNEFLDKRLQVKHNQHEELQNVRNHIQHCFSNINCFLLPHPGLKVATNPKFDGRLRDIDEDFKKELAQLVPLLLAPSQLVEKEIGGNKVTCKDLLEYFKAYIKIYQGEELPHPKTMLQATAEANNLTAVAGAKDLYSKKMEQVCGGDKPYVAPADLKRCHEEIRDYSVSYFRSVKKMGGKEFCQRYQNQLESELEETYTNLSKQNEGKNIFYAARTPATLFALMFITYVVSGVTGFIGLSTLATLANLVMGVALLSLCAWGYVKYSGEFREVGTIIDEVAEALWVQVISKLLEPVRSCLAWPISLLPSLPSGATLELKALSPLNDNYKKTN, from the exons ATGGATTTGGGCAAAAATATCAGTCCCACCCCCCAACCAAAGGAAGGGAGTCAAGAAAAAGATGTGAAG CCTGtggaagagaaaaaagtggCCGGGCCCATCCAGATTGTCCAGGCAAATGAGCACAACTTTGAGCTGAACGCCACGGCACTGGAGGAAGTCTTGCTGCAGAAACATGTGAAGGACCTGAACGTGGTTGTTGTGTCTGTGGCTGGAGCCTTTAGGAAGGGAAAGTCCTTCCTGCTGGATTTCATGCTGCGCTACATGCACAACCGG GATAAAGACTCATGGATAGGAGGTAATGATGAGCCCCTGACTGGGTTCACCTGGAGAGGAGGGTGTGAGAGGGAAACCACAGGAATTCAGGTCTGGAGTGAAGTGTTTGTGGTGGAGAAGCCTGATGGCGACAAG GTTGCTGTGCTCCTTGTTGACACACAAGGAGCATTTGACAGTCAGTCTACCATAAAGGACAGTGCTACAGTTTTTGCCCTCAGCACAATGACCAGCTCTGTTCAG GTGTACAATCTCTCTTCAAACATACAAGAGGATGACCTGCAGCACCTCCAg CTCTTCACTGAATATGGCCGTCTTGCAATGGAAGAGGTGTCCGAGAAACCTTTCCAG TCTCTAATGTTCCTCATTCGGGATTGGTGTTTTCCTTACGAATTCTGTTATGGAATGAAAGGAGGCAATGAATTTCTGGATAAAAGATTGCAG GTTAAACATAATCAACATGAAGAGTTGCAGAATGTGAGAAATCATATCCAGCACTGTTTCTCCAACATCAACTGCTTCCTGCTGCCACATCCTGGCCTGAAGGTGGCTACTAACCCAAAATTTGACGGCAGGCTGAGag ACATTGATGAAGACTTCAAAAAAGAGTTGGCCCAGCTCGTGCCTCTTCTTCTGGCGCCGAGTCAGCTGGTAGAGAAAGAGATCGGAGGCAACAAGGTCACCTGCAAAGATCTTCTGGAGTACTTCAAG GCTTACATAAAGATCTACCAGGGAGAGGAGCTGCCTCACCCAAAGACCATGCTGCAG GCAACAGCAGAGGCCAACAACCTGACAGCTGTGGCAGGAGCCAAAGACCTGTACAGCAAGAAAATGGAGCAG GTCTGCGGTGGGGACAAGCCTTACGTCGCCCCGGCTGATCTGAAGCGCTGCCACGAGGAGATCCGCGATTACTCTGTGTCTTACTTCCGCTCTGTGAAGAAAATGGGGGGCAAGGAGTTTTGCCAGCGCTACCAGAATCAGCTGGAGTCAGAGCTGGAGGAAACCTACACCAACCTCTCCAAGCAGAACGAAGGCAAAAACATCTTCTACGCAGCACGCACCCCTGCCACGCTTTTCGCTCTCATGTTCATCACCTATGTGGTGTCTGGAGTGACGGGTTTCATCGGCCTGAGCACCTTAGCCACACTGGCTAACCTGGTCATGGGCGTGGCGCTGCTGTCGCTCTGTGCCTGGGGTTACGTGAAGTACTCAGGAGAGTTTCGGGAGGTGGGAACGATTATTGATGAGGTGGCAGAAGCACTCTGGGTGCAG GTCATTTCCAAACTTTTGGAGCCCGTCAGGAGCTGCCTGGCGTGGCCTATTTCTCTCCTCCCTTCCCTCCCGTCAGGAGCAACACTGGAATTGAAAGCTCTGTCTCCTCTCAACGACAACTACAAGAAGACCAACTAA
- the LOC101479813 gene encoding atlastin-2 isoform X1 → MAAESGLVNRTHLENNYSHGLDGKGSKGVNGFKDCTISQRKAPKPEAKSEDDNDLFPRTMDLGKNISPTPQPKEGSQEKDVKPVEEKKVAGPIQIVQANEHNFELNATALEEVLLQKHVKDLNVVVVSVAGAFRKGKSFLLDFMLRYMHNRDKDSWIGGNDEPLTGFTWRGGCERETTGIQVWSEVFVVEKPDGDKVAVLLVDTQGAFDSQSTIKDSATVFALSTMTSSVQVYNLSSNIQEDDLQHLQLFTEYGRLAMEEVSEKPFQSLMFLIRDWCFPYEFCYGMKGGNEFLDKRLQVKHNQHEELQNVRNHIQHCFSNINCFLLPHPGLKVATNPKFDGRLRDIDEDFKKELAQLVPLLLAPSQLVEKEIGGNKVTCKDLLEYFKAYIKIYQGEELPHPKTMLQATAEANNLTAVAGAKDLYSKKMEQVCGGDKPYVAPADLKRCHEEIRDYSVSYFRSVKKMGGKEFCQRYQNQLESELEETYTNLSKQNEGKNIFYAARTPATLFALMFITYVVSGVTGFIGLSTLATLANLVMGVALLSLCAWGYVKYSGEFREVGTIIDEVAEALWVQVISKLLEPVRSCLAWPISLLPSLPSGATLELKALSPLNDNYKKTN, encoded by the exons GTTCTAAAGGTGTCAATGGATTCAAAGATTGCACCATTTCCCAACGCAAGGCTCCAAAACCTGAAGCGAAATCTGAAGATGACAATGATTTGTTTCCCAGAACCATGGATTTGGGCAAAAATATCAGTCCCACCCCCCAACCAAAGGAAGGGAGTCAAGAAAAAGATGTGAAG CCTGtggaagagaaaaaagtggCCGGGCCCATCCAGATTGTCCAGGCAAATGAGCACAACTTTGAGCTGAACGCCACGGCACTGGAGGAAGTCTTGCTGCAGAAACATGTGAAGGACCTGAACGTGGTTGTTGTGTCTGTGGCTGGAGCCTTTAGGAAGGGAAAGTCCTTCCTGCTGGATTTCATGCTGCGCTACATGCACAACCGG GATAAAGACTCATGGATAGGAGGTAATGATGAGCCCCTGACTGGGTTCACCTGGAGAGGAGGGTGTGAGAGGGAAACCACAGGAATTCAGGTCTGGAGTGAAGTGTTTGTGGTGGAGAAGCCTGATGGCGACAAG GTTGCTGTGCTCCTTGTTGACACACAAGGAGCATTTGACAGTCAGTCTACCATAAAGGACAGTGCTACAGTTTTTGCCCTCAGCACAATGACCAGCTCTGTTCAG GTGTACAATCTCTCTTCAAACATACAAGAGGATGACCTGCAGCACCTCCAg CTCTTCACTGAATATGGCCGTCTTGCAATGGAAGAGGTGTCCGAGAAACCTTTCCAG TCTCTAATGTTCCTCATTCGGGATTGGTGTTTTCCTTACGAATTCTGTTATGGAATGAAAGGAGGCAATGAATTTCTGGATAAAAGATTGCAG GTTAAACATAATCAACATGAAGAGTTGCAGAATGTGAGAAATCATATCCAGCACTGTTTCTCCAACATCAACTGCTTCCTGCTGCCACATCCTGGCCTGAAGGTGGCTACTAACCCAAAATTTGACGGCAGGCTGAGag ACATTGATGAAGACTTCAAAAAAGAGTTGGCCCAGCTCGTGCCTCTTCTTCTGGCGCCGAGTCAGCTGGTAGAGAAAGAGATCGGAGGCAACAAGGTCACCTGCAAAGATCTTCTGGAGTACTTCAAG GCTTACATAAAGATCTACCAGGGAGAGGAGCTGCCTCACCCAAAGACCATGCTGCAG GCAACAGCAGAGGCCAACAACCTGACAGCTGTGGCAGGAGCCAAAGACCTGTACAGCAAGAAAATGGAGCAG GTCTGCGGTGGGGACAAGCCTTACGTCGCCCCGGCTGATCTGAAGCGCTGCCACGAGGAGATCCGCGATTACTCTGTGTCTTACTTCCGCTCTGTGAAGAAAATGGGGGGCAAGGAGTTTTGCCAGCGCTACCAGAATCAGCTGGAGTCAGAGCTGGAGGAAACCTACACCAACCTCTCCAAGCAGAACGAAGGCAAAAACATCTTCTACGCAGCACGCACCCCTGCCACGCTTTTCGCTCTCATGTTCATCACCTATGTGGTGTCTGGAGTGACGGGTTTCATCGGCCTGAGCACCTTAGCCACACTGGCTAACCTGGTCATGGGCGTGGCGCTGCTGTCGCTCTGTGCCTGGGGTTACGTGAAGTACTCAGGAGAGTTTCGGGAGGTGGGAACGATTATTGATGAGGTGGCAGAAGCACTCTGGGTGCAG GTCATTTCCAAACTTTTGGAGCCCGTCAGGAGCTGCCTGGCGTGGCCTATTTCTCTCCTCCCTTCCCTCCCGTCAGGAGCAACACTGGAATTGAAAGCTCTGTCTCCTCTCAACGACAACTACAAGAAGACCAACTAA